The sequence TTGTCTGACCTTCTTCAATCCCAAGCTCCTCGGTTAAGGCCTGAGAGATGTTCACGGCGCCGTTGACGTGGCAAGCCGTGCCGTGGCAGACCTTGATGACATACTTCCCAAGGGGCTCGAAGCGGAACTGGGCGTAGAAGGTGGCGACACCGTACACCCTGCTGAGGGGCACGCCCACGTACTTTGCAATCTCCTCAAGGACCTCCCGGGGGAGGTAGCCGAAGCGCTCCTGGGTTCGCTGGAGAAGAGGGATGAGGGAGCTTGGTTCTGGAGGGTACTCACTCAGGTAATCAAGTTCTGTTCCCATAGACACCACCGCATACAAGCAATTATTGGTCTTTCATGCTTATAAACGTGCATTGAAGTACAAGTTTACAACCAATGGTTTCCAACC is a genomic window of Thermococcus guaymasensis DSM 11113 containing:
- the nuoE gene encoding NADH-quinone oxidoreductase subunit NuoE produces the protein MGTELDYLSEYPPEPSSLIPLLQRTQERFGYLPREVLEEIAKYVGVPLSRVYGVATFYAQFRFEPLGKYVIKVCHGTACHVNGAVNISQALTEELGIEEGQTTEDGLVTLERVACLGCCSLAPVIMINDKVFGKLTPDKVRKLIRKLKEGKLDV